The following proteins come from a genomic window of Nocardioides albertanoniae:
- a CDS encoding condensation domain-containing protein has translation MEYTELSAYDVPSGEVTAWIPTAEPAAWNGDERELSHNHEQHLATAEAGSWIGSIMRLPGRLDTDALSLAMRAWTGRHEALRGGVEETATGWRRRILAPADVSVQATSLGRFDGDGARSSIADLFAERIDPKAWPYVVFATVSEPDTDGFTLAFGADHGVMDAYSQLLWFEEIASLYEAALAGESFESLAAPTTGSHLDHSAQERVVGAEMSLESESVQVWRDWLTSADGTPRFADFPVPGITDVRGSDEGEGASQAEPLPQASMSQWLGDHRQARVLGELCKSAGVSFQAGMMGAMAHVLRAQHGVEQMRFVAPMHTRYTAEHAVAIGWYVGLVPVTIDIAGAATLPEVAGRVQAALEETRSLVRQPFARVADLLDVDDAPHFVVTFVDTRFISGAEHWNAWEGRTLRAPVNADDEVYFWLVRDRDGVNVSTRYPETVAAERVVRDLIGGMSALLAELGGLGTADLEGTA, from the coding sequence ATGGAGTACACCGAGCTGTCCGCTTACGACGTTCCCTCGGGCGAGGTGACCGCGTGGATCCCCACGGCGGAGCCCGCTGCGTGGAACGGCGACGAGCGCGAGCTGTCGCACAACCACGAGCAGCACCTCGCGACCGCCGAGGCGGGCTCGTGGATCGGGTCGATCATGAGGCTGCCGGGGCGGCTCGACACCGACGCGCTGAGTCTGGCGATGCGCGCGTGGACGGGGCGCCACGAAGCCCTTCGCGGTGGCGTGGAGGAGACAGCGACGGGTTGGCGCCGGCGCATCCTCGCGCCGGCCGACGTGTCGGTGCAGGCCACGAGCCTGGGACGGTTCGACGGCGACGGAGCCCGCTCGAGCATCGCCGATCTGTTCGCCGAGCGGATCGACCCGAAGGCCTGGCCCTACGTCGTCTTCGCGACCGTCTCCGAGCCGGACACCGACGGGTTCACGCTGGCCTTCGGTGCCGACCACGGCGTGATGGACGCCTACTCCCAGCTGCTCTGGTTCGAGGAGATCGCCTCGCTCTACGAGGCCGCGCTGGCCGGCGAGAGCTTCGAGTCGCTCGCCGCGCCCACGACCGGAAGCCACCTCGACCACTCCGCGCAGGAGAGGGTCGTCGGTGCGGAGATGTCGTTGGAGAGCGAGTCGGTGCAGGTCTGGCGCGACTGGCTCACCTCTGCCGACGGCACCCCGCGCTTCGCCGACTTCCCGGTGCCGGGGATCACCGACGTACGGGGCTCCGACGAGGGTGAGGGGGCAAGCCAGGCCGAGCCGCTGCCGCAGGCGAGCATGTCCCAGTGGCTCGGCGACCACCGCCAGGCGCGGGTCCTGGGCGAGCTCTGCAAGAGCGCCGGAGTCTCCTTCCAGGCCGGGATGATGGGCGCGATGGCCCACGTCCTGCGCGCCCAGCACGGGGTGGAGCAGATGCGCTTCGTGGCGCCGATGCACACCCGCTACACCGCGGAGCACGCCGTGGCGATCGGGTGGTACGTCGGGCTCGTGCCGGTCACGATCGACATCGCCGGCGCGGCGACGCTGCCCGAGGTCGCCGGTCGTGTCCAGGCCGCGCTCGAGGAGACCAGGTCGCTGGTGCGCCAGCCGTTCGCGCGGGTCGCCGACCTGCTCGACGTCGACGACGCGCCGCACTTCGTGGTCACCTTCGTCGACACCCGTTTCATCTCCGGCGCCGAGCACTGGAACGCCTGGGAGGGCCGTACGCTGCGGGCCCCCGTCAACGCCGACGACGAGGTCTACTTCTGGCTGGTGCGCGATCGCGACGGCGTCAACGTCTCGACGCGCTACCCCGAGACCGTCGCCGCCGAACGTGTCGTGCGCGACCTGATCGGCGGGATGAGCGCGCTCCTGGCAGAGCTCGGGGGTCTGGGCACAGCTGATCTCGAAGGTACGGCATGA